GGTACGGCCAGGGGTCAGCGCCGAGGCGGTGGACTCGGTCGCCCGCGAGATCATCGCCGACGCCGGGTACGGCGCCGCCTTCCTGCACCGGACCGGACACGGCATCGGCCTGGACGGGCACGAGGACCCGTACCTGGTCGCCGGCAACGAACTGCCGCTCGAGCCGGGTATGGCGTTCTCCATCGAGCCGGGCATCTACCTCGCCGGCCGGCACGGCGCCCGGATCGAGGACATCGTGGTCTGCACCCCGGACGGGGTCGAGCGGCTCAACACCGTGGACACGGAACTGGTCACGCTGTGACCGGGGAGAACCGGCGCCGGACGAGCGCGGCGACCAGCGGAGCGAGGGGGAGCGGCCATGACCGTTGACCGGATCCTGCCCAGCGACGAGGCGTACGAACTGCTCGACCTCGTCACCGAACTGGCCGACCGTGAACTCGCACCGAAGGTGGTCGACTTCGAGGATCGGGGCGTGTTCCCCCGGGAGGTGCTGCGTACGCTCGGCCGGGCCGGGCTGCTCGGACTGCCGTACCCGGAGGAGCATGGTGGCGCCGCCCAGCCGTACGAGGTCTACCTCCAGGTCCTGGAGATCCTCGCCGGCCGCTGGCTGGCCGTCGCCGAGGCGGTCAGCGTGCACACCCTGTCCTGCTATCCGGTGGCCACCTTCGGCGGCGAGCAGGTACGCAAGTTGCTCCCCGACATGATCGGCGGTGAGCTGCTCGGGGCGTACTGCCTGTCGGAGCCGCAGGGCGGCTCGGACGCCGCGGCGCTGACCACCCGGGCGACCCGGGCCGGCGGCGACTACCTCGTCTCCGGCACCAAGGCCTGGATCACCCACGCCGGCATCGCCGACTTCTACAACGTCTTCTGCCGGACCGGCGGTCCCGGCGCCCGAGGCATCTCCTGCCTGCTCGCCGACGCCAACACCGCCGGCATCGTGCCGCAGACCCCGGAACGGACCATGGGCCTGCGGTCGTCACCGATCGCGCAGATCGCCTTCGACGACGCCCGGGTGCCCGTCGACCGACTGATCGGCGCGGAGGGCGAGGGGTTCCGGATCGCCCTGTCCGCGTTGGACAGTGGACGACTCGGCATCGCCGCCTGCGCCGTCGGACTGGCCCAGGCCGCCCTGGACTACGCGGTGGACTACGCCCGGCAACGGGAGCAGTTCGGCCAGCCGCTGATCGACTTCCAGGGCCTCGGCTTCCTCCTCGCCGACCTGGCCACCCAGGTCTCCGCGGCCCGGGCGTTGACCCTGGCGGCGGCCCGGCTGCGGGACGCCGGCCGGCCGTACTCGATCGAGGCGGCCAAGGCGAAGCTGTTCGCCACCGACACCGCGATGCGGGTCACCACCGACGCGGTGCAGGTGCTCGGCGGCGCCGGCTACGTCTGCGACCATCCGGTGGAGCGGTACATGCGGGAGGCCAAGGTGCTGCAGATCGTCGAGGGCACCAACCAGATCCAGCGGCTGGTCATCGCCCGCTCGCTGGCCCGCTGAGCATCCGGTCGGGGCCGCTGGGACCGGGCCGAGCCGGAACCCGTACCCGGTGGCGGGTCCGGGTCCGGGGGTCGCGGCCGGCGAGGCTCGTTCCCCGTCCGGCG
The nucleotide sequence above comes from Plantactinospora soyae. Encoded proteins:
- a CDS encoding acyl-CoA dehydrogenase family protein, with amino-acid sequence MTVDRILPSDEAYELLDLVTELADRELAPKVVDFEDRGVFPREVLRTLGRAGLLGLPYPEEHGGAAQPYEVYLQVLEILAGRWLAVAEAVSVHTLSCYPVATFGGEQVRKLLPDMIGGELLGAYCLSEPQGGSDAAALTTRATRAGGDYLVSGTKAWITHAGIADFYNVFCRTGGPGARGISCLLADANTAGIVPQTPERTMGLRSSPIAQIAFDDARVPVDRLIGAEGEGFRIALSALDSGRLGIAACAVGLAQAALDYAVDYARQREQFGQPLIDFQGLGFLLADLATQVSAARALTLAAARLRDAGRPYSIEAAKAKLFATDTAMRVTTDAVQVLGGAGYVCDHPVERYMREAKVLQIVEGTNQIQRLVIARSLAR